Proteins found in one Amycolatopsis umgeniensis genomic segment:
- a CDS encoding TetR family transcriptional regulator, which produces MNAGAELLRRNGYTGTGVKQIVEAAKAPFGSLYHFFPGGKEQLGEEIIRTSGMMYLALFEIFFAEEPDLIHGIEACFASAAETLQATDYADACPIATVALEVASTNEKLRIATADVFTAWIETGTEKLGKYGLGPAAARQLTIALVNSLEGAFVLSRSLRNTEALEVAGLSSVALARTLLPDA; this is translated from the coding sequence GTGAACGCCGGCGCCGAGCTGCTCAGGCGCAACGGATACACCGGCACCGGGGTCAAGCAGATCGTCGAGGCCGCGAAAGCGCCGTTCGGTTCGCTCTACCACTTCTTCCCCGGTGGCAAGGAGCAGCTCGGCGAGGAGATCATCCGTACCTCCGGGATGATGTACCTCGCGCTGTTCGAGATCTTCTTCGCCGAAGAGCCGGACCTGATCCACGGTATCGAAGCGTGCTTCGCGAGCGCCGCCGAGACGCTGCAAGCGACCGACTACGCCGACGCGTGCCCCATCGCGACGGTCGCGCTCGAGGTCGCGAGCACCAACGAGAAGCTGCGGATCGCGACGGCCGACGTCTTCACCGCCTGGATCGAGACCGGTACCGAGAAGCTGGGCAAGTACGGCCTCGGACCCGCGGCCGCGCGGCAGCTCACGATCGCGTTGGTGAACAGCCTCGAAGGGGCGTTCGTGTTGAGCCGATCGCTGCGTAACACCGAAGCGCTCGAGGTCGCGGGGCTGTCGTCGGTCGCGCTGGCACGCACGTTGCTCCCCGATGCGTGA